The following proteins are encoded in a genomic region of Paralichthys olivaceus isolate ysfri-2021 chromosome 23, ASM2471397v2, whole genome shotgun sequence:
- the LOC109632831 gene encoding aldo-keto reductase family 1 member D1 encodes MRMNLTAESHSIPLSDGNSIPLMGLGTYGDPRATPKGTACESVKVAIDTGYRHIDGALVYFNEHEVGQAIREKIADGTVKREDIFYCGKLWNTFHPPELVRPALEKTLKTLQLDYVDLYIVEMPTAFRPGETYYPRDDNGKYIYHETDLCATWEAMEACKDAGLVKSLGVSNFNKRQLELILNKPGLKHKPVSNQVECHPYFTQPKLMEYCQQKEIVIVGYSPLGTSRDSSWVNLKCPPLLEDELLVSVAKKYNKTTAQVALRFNVQRGVVVIPKSFNTVRIKENFQIFDFSLTEAEMKAIEGLNKDIRFVELLMWADHPEYPFHDEY; translated from the exons ATGAGAATGAACCTCACGGCTGAGAGCCACTCCATTCCCCTGAGTGATGGGAACAGCATACCCTTGATGGGGCTGGGGACATACGGAGACCCTCGCGCG ACGCCTAAAGGAACTGCATGTGAATCAGTTAAAGTGGCCATCGACACCGGGTACCGACACATTGATGGGGCTTTGGTCTATTTCAACGAACATGAGGTGGGACAAGCGATAAGGGAAAAAATTGCAGATGGAACCGTGAAGAGAGAGGACATCTTCTACTGTGGGAAG TTGTGGAACACCTTCCATCCTCCAGAACTGGTGCGACCTGCTCTTGAGAAAACATTGAAGACATTACAGTTGGATTATGTGGACCTCTATATAGTAGAAATGCCGACTGCCTTCAGG CCAGGGGAAACATACTACCCCAGAGATGACAATGGGAAATATATCTATCATGAGACGGACCTCTGTGCAACATGGGAG GCTATGGAGGCTTGCAAAGACGCAGGGCTTGTGAAATCTCTTGGAGTATCGAACTTTAACAAGCGACAACTGGAGCTGATTCTGAACAAACCTGGGCTGAAACACAAGCCAGTCTCAAACCAG GTTGAATGCCATCCCTATTTCACTCAGCCAAAGTTGATGGAATACTGCCAGCAGAAGGAAATTGTCATTGTGGGATACAGCCCCTTGGGGACATCTAGAGATTCATCCTG GGTGAACCTTAAGTGCCCGCCACTGTTGGAAGATGAGCTGCTGGTATCGGTTGCCAAAAAGTACAACAAGACCACAGCCCAGGTGGCCCTGAGATTCAACGTGCAGCGAGGAGTGGTGGTCATCCCGAAGAGCTTCAACACTGTTCGCATAAAGGAGAACTTTCAG ATATTTGATTTCTCTCTGACGGAGGCTGAGATGAAGGCAATTGAGGGGTTGAACAAGGATATTCGTTTCGTGGAGCTCCTCAT GTGGGCAGATCATCCAGAGTATCCGTTTCATGATGAATACTAG
- the LOC109632832 gene encoding ubiquitin carboxyl-terminal hydrolase 15-like isoform X4, producing the protein MLLCCWWCLRPEAVELDSRRVDHRVLNCEATASTAITAVSLDQWESETTNTDLQPPQSVKNSSYSLPSYHPYSNSYDYSDQSRQSERSGLCGLSNLGNTCFMNSAVQCLSNIPPLTEYFLKDKYTDELNEDNPLGMKGEIARAYAELIKQLWSGKYSYVTPRPFKTQVGRFAPQFSGYQQQDSHELLAFLLDGLHEDLNRIRKKPYIQLKDANGRPDKVVAEEAWENHIKRNDSIIVDIFHGLFKSTLVCPVCSKVSVTFDPFCYLTLPLPMKKERTLEVYLVRLDPLAKPTQYKLTVPKVGYISDLCTSLSSLSEVPAEKMIVTDIYNHRFHRIFATNENLSSIMERDDIYVFEVAVNRVEDTDHVVIPVHLREKYKQSGYNHTSTPLFGQPFLIAVPRTLSEDKLYNMLLLRICRFVRSAVEEDEEECEDTQPSKQHTVNGNATNGLLEEGSPSEMETDEQDDESSQDQELPSENDNSQSEDSVGGDNELENGVVGPQNSTKGQQTAEHNRKRLFTFQFNNMGKTDFSLIKEDTRQIRFDEGHLRLSDRSYLSLDWEPEIKKKYFDETVVEDFDKHKSMEYKPQKKAFFKLKDCIELFTTKEKLGAEDPWYCPNCKQHQQATKKLDLWSLPPVLVVHLKRFSYSRYMRDKLDSLVDFPLRDLDMSEFLINPNAGPCRYDLIAVSNHYGGMGGGHYTAYAKNKDDGKWYNFDDSSVSPANEDQIVSKAGYVLFYQRQDTVKGTGYFALDREEDEEEEEEGEEEENDNEDEERREKKKTASSTQAASSATAAAAQNDEEDLNENRRRKNDNEQQEDEEEEDEEEDEEEEEQTPTRDVAMKTN; encoded by the exons ATGCTCCTGTGTTGCTGGTGGTGCCTGAGGCCGGAGGCGGTGGAGCTGGACAGCAGAAGGGTGGACCACCGTGTGTTGAACTGCGAGGCCACCGCTTCCACCGCCATCACAGCTGTTTCCCTTGACCAGTGGGAGTCAGAAACTACCAATACAGACTTGCAGCCACCCCAGAG TGTGAAGAACTCAAGCTATAGTCTGCCATCCTACCACCCCTACAGTAACAGTTATGACTACTCAGACCAGAGCAGGCAGAGTGAGCGCTCAGGCCTCTGTGGACTCTCCAACCTGGGAAACACCTGCTTCATGAACTCTGCTGTGCAG TGTTTAAGCAATATCCCTCCACTGACGGAGTACTTCCTCAAAGACAAGTACACAGATGAGCTGAACGAGGACAACCCGCTGGGAATGAAAGGGGAGATTGCCAGGGCCTACGCTGAGCTTATCAAGCAGCTGTGGTCGGGCAAATACAGCTATGTCACCCCGAGGCCTTTCAAG ACACAGGTGGGCAGATTCGCCCCCCAGTTCTCAGGCTACCAGCAGCAGGACTCCCACGAGCTGTTGGCTTTTCTCTTGGACGGCCTTCATGAGGACTTGAACCGCATCAGGAAGAAGCCCTACATCCAGCTCAAGGATGCCAACGGCAGACCCGATAAG GTTGTGGCGGAGGAAGCATGGGAGAACCACATCAAGCGAAATGACTCCATCATCGTGGATATCTTCCACGGCCTTTTCAAGTCAACTCTGGTGTGTCCTGTGTGCTCCAAAGTCTCAGTGACTTTTGATCCTTTCTGCTACTTGACCCTGCCCCTTCCCATGAAGAAGGAGCGGACGCTGGAGGTCTATCTAGTCAGACTGGACCCTCTGGCCAAACCCACACAA taCAAGCTGACTGTGCCAAAGGTGGGCTACATCTCTGACCTGTGTACCTCCCTCTCCAGCCTGTCTGAGGTTCCTGCTGAGAAG ATGATTGTAACTGACATTTATAACCACCGTTTCCACCGTATCTTCGCCACCAACGAAAACCTCAGCAGCATCATGGAGAGAGACGATATCTACGT GTTTGAGGTGGCAGTGAACAGGGTGGAGGACACAGACCATGTAGTGATCCCTGTTCACCTGAGGGAGAAGTACAAACAGTCGGGCTACAACCACACCAGCACGCCGCTGTTCGGACAGCCCTTCCTCATTGCTGTACCCAGAACCCTCAGTGAAGACAAACTCTACAACATGCTGCTCCTGCGCATCTG CCGGTTTGTGCGATCGGCTgtagaggaggatgaggaggaatgTGAAGATACACAGCCGTCCAAACAACACACTGTCAATGGTAACGCCACTAATGGACTCCTGGAGGAGGGGTCACCAA GCGAGATGGAGACCGACGAGCAAGACGACGAGTCCAGCCAGGATCAGGAGCTGCCTTCCGAGAACGataacagccaatcagaggactcTGTCGGAGGGGACAACGAACTGGAGAACGGCGTAGTCGGCCCACAGAACTCCACCAAAGGCCAGCAGACGGCCGAGCACAACAGAAAGAGACTTTTTACATTCCAGTTCAATAACATGGGCAAAACGGACTTTTCACTCATCAAGGAGGACACCAGGCAGATCCGCTTCGACGAGGGACACCTCAGACTCAGTG ACCGCTCTTATCTCTCTTTGGACTGGGAACCAGAGATCAAGAAAAAGTACTTTGACGAGACCGTTGTTGAG GACTTTGATAAGCACAAGAGCATGGAGTACAAGCCCCAGAAGAAGGCATTCTTCAAGCTGAAGGACTGCATTGAGTTGTTcaccacaaaagaaaaactgggaGCAGAGGACCCGTG GTACTGTCCAAACTGTAAGCAGCACCAACAAGCCACAAAGAAGCTGGACCTGTGGTCTCTGCCGCCAGTGCTGGTGGTCCATCTGAAACGCTTCTCCTACAGCCGCTACATGAGGGACAAACTGGACTCCCTTGTTGACTTTCCACTGAG AGATCTGGACATGTCTGAGTTCCTGATCAACCCCAACGCTGGGCCGTGTCGCTACGACCTCATCGCTGTGTCCAACCACTACGGCGGAATGGGAGGAGGCCACT ACACTGCTTATGCGAAGAACAAAGACGACGGAAAGTGGTACAACTTCGATGACAGCAGCGTGTCTCCTGCCAATGAAGATCAAATAGTG tCCAAAGCAGGCTACGTGCTGTTCTACCAGCGGCAGGACACAGTGAAAGGCACAGGCTACTTCGCTCTTGATcgcgaggaggacgaggaggaggaagaggagggagaggaggaggagaacgataacgaggacgaggagagaagggaaaagaagaagacgGCCTCCTCCACTCAGGCCGCCTCGTCCGCAACAGCTGCCGCTGCTCAGAACGATGAGGAGGACCTGAACGAGAACAGGCGCAGGAAGAACGACAacgagcagcaggaggacgaggaggaggaagacgaggaggaagacgaggaggaggaggaacagacgCCCACACGAGATGTCGCCATGAAAACCAACTGA
- the LOC109632832 gene encoding ubiquitin carboxyl-terminal hydrolase 15-like isoform X5, translated as MNSAVQCLSNIPPLTEYFLKDKYTDELNEDNPLGMKGEIARAYAELIKQLWSGKYSYVTPRPFKTQVGRFAPQFSGYQQQDSHELLAFLLDGLHEDLNRIRKKPYIQLKDANGRPDKVVAEEAWENHIKRNDSIIVDIFHGLFKSTLVCPVCSKVSVTFDPFCYLTLPLPMKKERTLEVYLVRLDPLAKPTQYKLTVPKVGYISDLCTSLSSLSEVPAEKMIVTDIYNHRFHRIFATNENLSSIMERDDIYVFEVAVNRVEDTDHVVIPVHLREKYKQSGYNHTSTPLFGQPFLIAVPRTLSEDKLYNMLLLRICRFVRSAVEEDEEECEDTQPSKQHTVNGNATNGLLEEGSPSEMETDEQDDESSQDQELPSENDNSQSEDSVGGDNELENGVVGPQNSTKGQQTAEHNRKRLFTFQFNNMGKTDFSLIKEDTRQIRFDEGHLRLSDRSYLSLDWEPEIKKKYFDETVVEDFDKHKSMEYKPQKKAFFKLKDCIELFTTKEKLGAEDPWYCPNCKQHQQATKKLDLWSLPPVLVVHLKRFSYSRYMRDKLDSLVDFPLRDLDMSEFLINPNAGPCRYDLIAVSNHYGGMGGGHYTAYAKNKDDGKWYNFDDSSVSPANEDQIVSKAGYVLFYQRQDTVKGTGYFALDREEDEEEEEEGEEEENDNEDEERREKKKTASSTQAASSATAAAAQNDEEDLNENRRRKNDNEQQEDEEEEDEEEDEEEEEQTPTRDVAMKTN; from the exons ATGAACTCTGCTGTGCAG TGTTTAAGCAATATCCCTCCACTGACGGAGTACTTCCTCAAAGACAAGTACACAGATGAGCTGAACGAGGACAACCCGCTGGGAATGAAAGGGGAGATTGCCAGGGCCTACGCTGAGCTTATCAAGCAGCTGTGGTCGGGCAAATACAGCTATGTCACCCCGAGGCCTTTCAAG ACACAGGTGGGCAGATTCGCCCCCCAGTTCTCAGGCTACCAGCAGCAGGACTCCCACGAGCTGTTGGCTTTTCTCTTGGACGGCCTTCATGAGGACTTGAACCGCATCAGGAAGAAGCCCTACATCCAGCTCAAGGATGCCAACGGCAGACCCGATAAG GTTGTGGCGGAGGAAGCATGGGAGAACCACATCAAGCGAAATGACTCCATCATCGTGGATATCTTCCACGGCCTTTTCAAGTCAACTCTGGTGTGTCCTGTGTGCTCCAAAGTCTCAGTGACTTTTGATCCTTTCTGCTACTTGACCCTGCCCCTTCCCATGAAGAAGGAGCGGACGCTGGAGGTCTATCTAGTCAGACTGGACCCTCTGGCCAAACCCACACAA taCAAGCTGACTGTGCCAAAGGTGGGCTACATCTCTGACCTGTGTACCTCCCTCTCCAGCCTGTCTGAGGTTCCTGCTGAGAAG ATGATTGTAACTGACATTTATAACCACCGTTTCCACCGTATCTTCGCCACCAACGAAAACCTCAGCAGCATCATGGAGAGAGACGATATCTACGT GTTTGAGGTGGCAGTGAACAGGGTGGAGGACACAGACCATGTAGTGATCCCTGTTCACCTGAGGGAGAAGTACAAACAGTCGGGCTACAACCACACCAGCACGCCGCTGTTCGGACAGCCCTTCCTCATTGCTGTACCCAGAACCCTCAGTGAAGACAAACTCTACAACATGCTGCTCCTGCGCATCTG CCGGTTTGTGCGATCGGCTgtagaggaggatgaggaggaatgTGAAGATACACAGCCGTCCAAACAACACACTGTCAATGGTAACGCCACTAATGGACTCCTGGAGGAGGGGTCACCAA GCGAGATGGAGACCGACGAGCAAGACGACGAGTCCAGCCAGGATCAGGAGCTGCCTTCCGAGAACGataacagccaatcagaggactcTGTCGGAGGGGACAACGAACTGGAGAACGGCGTAGTCGGCCCACAGAACTCCACCAAAGGCCAGCAGACGGCCGAGCACAACAGAAAGAGACTTTTTACATTCCAGTTCAATAACATGGGCAAAACGGACTTTTCACTCATCAAGGAGGACACCAGGCAGATCCGCTTCGACGAGGGACACCTCAGACTCAGTG ACCGCTCTTATCTCTCTTTGGACTGGGAACCAGAGATCAAGAAAAAGTACTTTGACGAGACCGTTGTTGAG GACTTTGATAAGCACAAGAGCATGGAGTACAAGCCCCAGAAGAAGGCATTCTTCAAGCTGAAGGACTGCATTGAGTTGTTcaccacaaaagaaaaactgggaGCAGAGGACCCGTG GTACTGTCCAAACTGTAAGCAGCACCAACAAGCCACAAAGAAGCTGGACCTGTGGTCTCTGCCGCCAGTGCTGGTGGTCCATCTGAAACGCTTCTCCTACAGCCGCTACATGAGGGACAAACTGGACTCCCTTGTTGACTTTCCACTGAG AGATCTGGACATGTCTGAGTTCCTGATCAACCCCAACGCTGGGCCGTGTCGCTACGACCTCATCGCTGTGTCCAACCACTACGGCGGAATGGGAGGAGGCCACT ACACTGCTTATGCGAAGAACAAAGACGACGGAAAGTGGTACAACTTCGATGACAGCAGCGTGTCTCCTGCCAATGAAGATCAAATAGTG tCCAAAGCAGGCTACGTGCTGTTCTACCAGCGGCAGGACACAGTGAAAGGCACAGGCTACTTCGCTCTTGATcgcgaggaggacgaggaggaggaagaggagggagaggaggaggagaacgataacgaggacgaggagagaagggaaaagaagaagacgGCCTCCTCCACTCAGGCCGCCTCGTCCGCAACAGCTGCCGCTGCTCAGAACGATGAGGAGGACCTGAACGAGAACAGGCGCAGGAAGAACGACAacgagcagcaggaggacgaggaggaggaagacgaggaggaagacgaggaggaggaggaacagacgCCCACACGAGATGTCGCCATGAAAACCAACTGA